A segment of the Brevundimonas sp. M20 genome:
TGGCGCCCACGAACCCCGACTCGGAGAAGCTTTCAGCTTACGAGTGCGGGTTCAACGCGTTCGACGACGCGCGCATGAAGTTCGACGTGCGGTTCTATCTGGTGTCGATCCTCTTCATCATCTTCGATCTTGAAGTGGCCTTCCTGTTCCCGTGGGCGGTGTCGATGTTCGACCTTTCGCAAGCGGGCATGGTGTTCGCCTTCTGGTCGATGATGGTCTTCCTCGGCGTTCTGACCGTCGGCTTCATCTACGAATGGAAGAAGGGCGCGCTCGAATGGGAGTGACCACCAACAACGTGCCGCTGATCGGCATGGGCAACTCCGGCGCGTCGCCGGTGGGCCCGGGCGCGTCGTCGCCCGTCGCCTATGGTCTGGGCGCCCGTTCGATGGTCGAGGGCTATGATCCCGCGATCCACGACAAATTCTTCGAGGCGGTGAACACCGAACTGGGTGAGCGCGGCTTCCTGACGACCTCGCTGGACGACGTGATCCAGTGGGCCCGTACCGGCTCGCTGATGTGGATGACGTTCGGTCTGGCCTGCTGCGCCGTCGAGATGATCCAGATGTCGATGCCGCGCTTCGACGTCGAGCGCTTC
Coding sequences within it:
- a CDS encoding NADH-quinone oxidoreductase subunit A, with translation MNAFLLEYLPIVIFLGIAAVIGLVFMLAAWIMAPTNPDSEKLSAYECGFNAFDDARMKFDVRFYLVSILFIIFDLEVAFLFPWAVSMFDLSQAGMVFAFWSMMVFLGVLTVGFIYEWKKGALEWE
- a CDS encoding NADH-quinone oxidoreductase subunit B family protein, producing MEEGRARMGVTTNNVPLIGMGNSGASPVGPGASSPVAYGLGARSMVEGYDPAIHDKFFEAVNTELGERGFLTTSLDDVIQWARTGSLMWMTFGLACCAVEMIQMSMPRFDVERFGMAPRASPRQSDLMIVAGTLTNKMAPALRKVYDQMPDPRYVVSMGSCANGGGYYHYSYSVVRGCDRVVPVDVYVPGCPPTAEALLYGLLQLQKKIRRTGTIER